The genomic region atgtttaacaacagcaaaactacctCAAAACTTTCACGTGACGTAACACGTACAGTATAACCCAAGTGTTGTGTATCtggtcgtatgctcagtacctgAGTGTTTGTGAAATACTTCACGAATTCAAGGTGACACAGGGTGAATAATGAATAAGTAATTTTACGAGTGAAGTAttcttttcaattttatttaagtaaatagGACTGCATACTATCTTCATAACATTTTGAAGTCAAGTTAATTGCATTGAAAGACTTGTTGTCTTTTTAGAAACAGGTTTAAAGTTACTATAATTTAAAAGCTTTTAATGAAGCTACATTAGTTTAACCTGTAGTTATGAATAGTGTAGGCTCCAAAAAATTAAATGCAATGAGGAAATAAACATTGTTATACTGCACTATGACCATGGTCAATTACTTTGCCTGCAAGTTATATTTGCAGGCTAAGATCAGTGATATGTCAACCATTCAGTACTTCTGTATTGCTAAGTTTCCTTTTGTGAATGTATGCAGAAGGATGATTTAAACTTTACGAATTTGTGTGCCGAGCTTACATTCTGCTTACTAACATTTTATACTATCTAAGTATATTTTAAACTGGATAGTGCATCAGTGGGTGAGCATCAGAAGCCAAATAGACACTGATGAAGCTGCTGTGAGTCACAGAGAGAGGTTTGATTTAACTAAAGCAACACACACCTCTGCAGATTCGATGCAGTCCGCTGTGAGAAGAATTGTTCAAAAGAGTTGTTCGTTTTCTTCTGCCCAGTGGTAGTGCTCTTTtgttcttctcttttttctttcaccCCAGAGGAACATAGCAACAGCTGACATCACAAACAATGGTTAAGATAACTCATTACTCGCTATGTTCAACAGATAAAAAATGACAATGCCAAATTGCCTGTAACAAAAGACAATGATGCATTTTGGAATAACTGCACAGCTTTCACTGCAATCTCCTAACCCCCCTAAAAATGGGACTCCTGCGAAGCTCAGCAGTTTATAACTTATTATTTTGATTACATGATCAACATTTCTGGTCCTTTATGAGTTAAATACTATACATTGTGCAGTTGCATGTAGTACTAGCATGGTGTGATAAAAGCTTAAGgacataaacttttttttttttcttctgaaaaTCGGGCATATTGCCAGACACCTCGAATCAAGCACAGGAACTGGATTGAACTGGTTTTGATTTCCTCTGCGTCAGCatcccaatttttttttttttgtgctgtatCGTGTCTCAGCAAAAGCTGCAGTCTTTTTGTGGGCCTATTAtctgcctttttatttatttttttaatttccaggGTTCACACCGAGATGCATTTTTGCAACTTtgcaaatattaaaaatgaagtGGGAAAATAATAGCAAATATTTTGACTTGGGTAAAACTCAGCTTAAGTGTGGATGAAAAGGAACATTGTTTCCTGTAATCCCATGGACTGTGAGGAAGTATGTCTTCCATGTACAATATTTTGCCCTTTTGCCTTCCACGGCCCCCTAACAAAGCTAAATATTTACTTTCCTGGTTACTGAATAAGGGAGTTTTTCCTCCATGTCATGAGCTAGACATAGTTTCAAGAAAAAAAGGACACTGCACCCATTCATAGCAGAACAAAACAAGGAGCTTAAACGTTTATTTTAACACTTGTAAAAGAATTCATCAAGTATTCACATGACCTCCTCCTATTGTGAAAGTGCACCCTCTTCAAGAACAAAACATCCTCTGTCTTCATTCCTACTTAACTGCGTCATTTATATCATACTGAGACATAACAGTAACAAACAACACCATCATGTTACTTCAGGATATTGTAAGCCTTCCTAAAACATGTAACTGTCCTATAAAGTGAAGTCAGATAATTTGCATAGGTAGATTTGCATTAAAGGCTTCTGACAGCTGCTGAAAGGTGCAACTATTCTTTAAGTTTCATAAGCAGCTCACTGTGCGCAGCCTTAAGCAGCATCTCCTCAGTATCACTACAAAGTACACTATAAGGCTAGTTTTATAGTCTTGATTCATCACTCTTGTTGGCAGCAAACACGCTGCTCTCCCTTGCAAAAGTCACATCACGTCCCTGCTTGTAGTGTTCCACTGCCGCTCCTCTTTTCATTCACATCTTCTTCCCCTCTCCCTCTGAGAGAATATGCTCTGCAGACGCTCTTTTAAACCATTCAGACCAGGAGCCGTCATAAACGCACACCCCAGGGTGCCCGAGCAGGTGAGCGGCCAGAGCAATGTGACATGCTGTGACACCGGACCCGCAGGTGGCCCAGAGCGGCTGCTTCAGGTCCACCCCGGCCTCTTTGAACAGGTTAGACAGGCCTTCAGTTCCCAGTTCCTTTCCAGAGGCGTCCATGAAAGACGTGAACGGCATGTTGATTGCACCGGGGAAATGTCCTGGCAGCGTGTCTGCGAGGGTGGAACAGAGGAGTGAGAAACATGTGAAAATGGGAATAATAATGAcataacttaaaggtccagggtGAAGGATTTCGGGGGTATACTGgcagacatgtttgtttttgtgtgtataatcacctgaaaataagattttttgtcccttagaatgagctgtttatatctacatagtgaGCTTGTCCTCATCCATGTAGTCCACTATGTTGTAccgccatgtttttacagtagcccaggtaggacaaaccaaacactggccattcacattttaattttagtcAAAGTTAGGAGCTCTTTGAGAGttttctcagaatgtttgtgaatacgacCCCAGGCGTCTAATCGACACAGGCAAAATCcatagccacaccaggctagtaaaagggactgggtgtttaattagaacgaggcttttaactgaagtttAAGGGTACCCATGAAACCATCATGTGGCAGTACCAACCTTAATTTGTAACCTGTCATTGCTAATAGCAGAATTGCAATGTATTGTTGTCATGCAACAGACTGCAATTTTCATGCAACTTCCTTAACTGTGCACTTACCACACGTTCCCTCTAAGAAACCTTATTATGGAAATTTTAAGACATGCATATTGTGACCTTTTTTCCACTGAAGTCAGATTTTTAGTGTAGAAATGTTTAATTACCATCTCTGGGCTCCGGCTCAACACCCCTGAACCTCCCTGCAGACCTGGCATCCACCACCTGGACCTGCTTGGTTCTGATGTTCTCCAGTATGTCTTCATAGCTCTTCACCCACGGCTGATTCAGGGTCGCTTTAAACTCTGCAAACTCCGGTTTGGAGTATTCAGCTGTCACCGGATAACCTCCAGCCAGCCAGTTCTTCATACCTCCGTCCAGCACCGACACCAAACTGTGCCCAAACAGCCGGAACATCCACCACACCCGGGGCGCGCCGAACGACCCAAAGTCGCTGGTGTCATACACGACTACATGCGTCTCGTTGCCGATGCCCAGGTCTCCTACATACTGGGAGAAGTGGCTGGAAGTTGGCAGCATGTGGTCCAGATCTGAGCGCTTGTCACAGCAGTCGTCGATGTCAAAGAAAGAGGAGCCCGGGATGTGCTTCTGCGTAAATTCAGCCCTCGGGTCCCGCTTCGTTTTGGGAAGGTACCATGAAGAGTCGAGGATACGAAGCTTGGGACCGACCAGGTTGTTTTTGATGG from Epinephelus lanceolatus isolate andai-2023 chromosome 18, ASM4190304v1, whole genome shotgun sequence harbors:
- the LOC117267997 gene encoding 3-mercaptopyruvate sulfurtransferase-like, producing the protein MAAQTRALVSAQWLADAIKNNLVGPKLRILDSSWYLPKTKRDPRAEFTQKHIPGSSFFDIDDCCDKRSDLDHMLPTSSHFSQYVGDLGIGNETHVVVYDTSDFGSFGAPRVWWMFRLFGHSLVSVLDGGMKNWLAGGYPVTAEYSKPEFAEFKATLNQPWVKSYEDILENIRTKQVQVVDARSAGRFRGVEPEPRDDTLPGHFPGAINMPFTSFMDASGKELGTEGLSNLFKEAGVDLKQPLWATCGSGVTACHIALAAHLLGHPGVCVYDGSWSEWFKRASAEHILSEGEGKKM